Proteins from a single region of Palaemon carinicauda isolate YSFRI2023 chromosome 32, ASM3689809v2, whole genome shotgun sequence:
- the LOC137625757 gene encoding uncharacterized protein, translating to MVWDVFGELSCILLELNWIFKMVRDVFGELGCITLGAELDLQDGMGRLWIARLHTLGAELDLQDGMGRLWIARLHTLGAELDLQDGMGRLWIARLHSLGAELDLQDGMGRLWIARLHTLGAELDLQDGMGRLWIARLHSLGAELDLQDGMGRLWIARLHTLGAELDLQDGMGRLWIARLHTLGAELDLQDGMGRLWIARLHTPGAELDLCLCPQKMRTG from the coding sequence ATGGTATGGGACGTCTTTGGAGAGCTAAGTTGCATACTCTTGGAGCTGAATTGGATCTTCAAGATGGTAAGGGACGTCTTTGGAGAGCTAGGTTGCATAACTCTTGGAGCTGAATTGGATCTTCAAGATGGTATGGGACGTCTTTGGATAGCTAGGTTGCATACTCTTGGAGCTGAATTGGATCTTCAAGATGGTATGGGACGTCTTTGGATAGCTAGGTTGCATACTCTTGGAGCTGAATTGGATCTTCAAGATGGTATGGGACGTCTTTGGATAGCTAGATTGCATTCTCTTGGAGCTGAATTGGATCTTCAAGATGGTATGGGACGTCTTTGGATAGCTAGGTTGCATACTCTTGGAGCTGAATTGGATCTTCAAGATGGTATGGGACGTCTTTGGATAGCTAGATTGCATTCTCTTGGAGCTGAATTGGATCTTCAAGATGGTATGGGACGTCTTTGGATAGCTAGGTTGCATACTCTTGGAGCTGAATTGGATCTTCAAGATGGTATGGGACGTCTTTGGATAGCTAGATTGCATACTCTTGGAGCTGAATTGGATCTTCAAGATGGTATGGGACGTCTTTGGATAGCTAGATTGCATACTCCTGGAGCTGAATTAGACCTTTGCTTATGTCCACAGAAGATGAGGACAGGATAA